In one Halorubrum sp. CBA1229 genomic region, the following are encoded:
- a CDS encoding adenosylcobinamide amidohydrolase, whose product MFEATVREGVLRLRRPETRWLSTGWNGGRSRAAAAYNVTVPEGFERTDLGAYRDERLARAGFKTESGVGRDRDAESDAGRGDDPPTLFTGVAMEHARGARRGPVVAYATVGLSNPAMLPMDPAAEGEGDAADAADAAATDDAPDPDREAATAEGPPRRPGTVNLLVGTTRRLADGAAANLVAVAAEAKAATLLATAGVPGTTSDAVAVADDPDGEPAAFSGSATPVGAAARVCVRDAVRASLRSRYPDGDLPGPTGDAEHGVVADERAEVFDP is encoded by the coding sequence ATGTTTGAGGCGACCGTGCGCGAGGGCGTCCTCCGCCTGCGGCGCCCGGAGACCCGCTGGCTCTCGACCGGGTGGAACGGCGGGCGCTCGCGCGCGGCCGCCGCCTACAACGTGACCGTCCCGGAGGGGTTCGAGCGCACGGATCTTGGCGCGTACCGCGACGAGCGGCTGGCGCGGGCGGGGTTTAAAACTGAGAGCGGGGTGGGGCGCGACCGCGACGCAGAGAGCGACGCGGGACGCGGCGACGACCCGCCGACCCTGTTCACCGGCGTCGCGATGGAGCACGCGCGGGGCGCGCGCCGCGGGCCAGTGGTCGCGTACGCGACGGTCGGGCTCTCGAACCCGGCGATGCTCCCGATGGACCCGGCGGCGGAAGGCGAGGGCGACGCAGCCGACGCGGCCGACGCGGCGGCGACGGACGACGCCCCCGACCCGGACCGCGAGGCGGCGACGGCCGAGGGACCGCCCCGGCGACCCGGCACGGTCAACCTGCTCGTCGGGACGACCCGACGGCTCGCGGACGGCGCCGCGGCGAACCTCGTCGCCGTCGCGGCCGAGGCGAAGGCGGCGACGCTGCTCGCGACCGCCGGCGTGCCCGGGACGACCAGCGACGCAGTCGCCGTCGCCGACGATCCGGACGGGGAGCCGGCGGCGTTCTCGGGCAGCGCCACGCCGGTCGGCGCGGCGGCCCGCGTCTGCGTCCGGGACGCGGTGCGCGCGAGCCTGCGGTCGCGGTACCCGGACGGCGACCTGCCCGGTCCGACCGGCGACGCCGAACACGGCGTCGTCGCCGACGAGCGGGCGGAGGTTTTCGACCCATGA
- a CDS encoding cob(I)yrinic acid a,c-diamide adenosyltransferase has product MTHDDTTTDGDAQDATDEQPTDEDPATRTPGGGAAPEPEPIEPAAPEEFGLVQAWWGDGKGKTTAAMGMGFRAAGHGYRVHMLQFMKGGADSVEGVRGEYNAIAAMPGFSYENAGHYGWHGLLDGSADDEHEAQARAAFERAEALVVGAGEADLTEPLPLGGDPDDGVHMLILDELLYAADRGLVDPDDVVALAESKPDGLELVLTGSHAEPAYLEGVADLITNVRKVAHPFDAGHRARRGTEY; this is encoded by the coding sequence ATGACACACGACGACACCACCACCGACGGCGACGCACAGGACGCGACCGACGAACAGCCGACCGACGAGGACCCCGCGACCCGGACGCCCGGCGGCGGCGCGGCCCCCGAGCCGGAGCCCATCGAGCCGGCCGCGCCCGAGGAGTTCGGGCTCGTGCAGGCCTGGTGGGGCGACGGGAAGGGGAAGACGACGGCGGCGATGGGGATGGGATTCCGGGCCGCGGGGCACGGCTACCGCGTCCACATGCTCCAGTTCATGAAGGGGGGCGCCGACAGCGTGGAGGGCGTCAGGGGCGAGTACAACGCCATCGCCGCGATGCCGGGGTTCAGCTACGAGAACGCCGGCCACTACGGCTGGCACGGGCTGCTCGACGGCTCCGCGGACGACGAGCACGAGGCGCAGGCGCGGGCCGCCTTCGAGCGCGCCGAGGCGCTCGTGGTGGGCGCCGGCGAGGCGGACCTGACCGAGCCGCTCCCGCTCGGCGGCGACCCGGACGACGGTGTCCACATGCTCATCTTGGACGAGCTGCTGTACGCGGCCGATCGCGGGCTCGTCGACCCCGACGACGTCGTCGCGCTCGCGGAGTCGAAGCCGGACGGCCTCGAGCTCGTCCTCACCGGGAGCCACGCGGAGCCGGCGTACCTGGAGGGCGTCGCCGACCTGATCACGAACGTCCGGAAGGTGGCGCACCCCTTCGACGCCGGCCACCGGGCGCGGCGGGGGACGGAGTACTGA
- a CDS encoding cobyric acid synthase, whose protein sequence is MTDADPDADTILIAGTASHAGKSTLAAGLCRHLARNGVSVAPFKAQNMSNNARVALAPDGEWGEIGVSQFVQARAAGVPATTDMNPVLLKPRGDGESQLVIDGEAVGHYAAGEYYESHWERAREAAVAAHGRLAADHDVVVAEGAGSIAEINLHDRDLANVECARFADARILIAVDIERGGAFASLYGTLELLPDDVRERVAGAVITKFRGDPALLEPGIAEIEERTGVPILGVVPHDDPGLPAEDSLSLPDAGDGSETGSGRGGDGGNVLGADDGVADADAVRIAVPRLPRISNFTDLEPLAREPGVRVAYVPIDGDRSGTDALLDDADAVVLPGSKNTVDDLLALRDAGFDDALRDFAGPIVGLCGGYQILGERLTNADVEGTGPTSTVEGVGVLPVETRFATDKRVERVTRSVDGGGPLAGAAGTATGYEIHMGRSSPTEAVARPLGPESAATDRALGTYLHGLFENEGVRAAFVDRAFAAAGKSRPAVGAGEGDGGAAGEADDRSPYDRAADLVADNVDLSALGLGDVG, encoded by the coding sequence GTGACCGACGCCGACCCGGACGCCGACACGATACTGATCGCCGGCACGGCGAGCCACGCCGGCAAGAGCACGCTGGCGGCCGGCCTCTGCCGGCACCTCGCGCGGAACGGCGTCTCGGTGGCGCCGTTCAAGGCGCAGAACATGAGCAACAACGCCCGGGTCGCGCTCGCGCCGGACGGCGAGTGGGGCGAGATCGGCGTCTCCCAGTTCGTGCAGGCGCGGGCCGCCGGAGTCCCCGCGACGACCGACATGAACCCCGTGCTGCTCAAGCCGCGCGGCGACGGCGAGAGCCAGCTGGTGATCGACGGGGAGGCGGTCGGTCACTACGCGGCCGGCGAGTACTACGAGTCGCACTGGGAGCGTGCCCGCGAGGCGGCCGTCGCCGCCCACGGTCGCCTCGCCGCGGATCACGACGTGGTCGTCGCCGAGGGGGCGGGCAGCATCGCCGAGATCAACCTCCACGACCGGGACCTCGCGAACGTCGAGTGCGCGCGCTTCGCCGACGCCCGGATCCTGATCGCCGTCGACATCGAGCGCGGCGGGGCCTTCGCGAGCCTCTACGGAACGTTAGAGCTCCTCCCCGACGACGTCCGCGAGCGCGTCGCCGGCGCGGTGATCACGAAGTTCCGCGGCGACCCCGCCCTGCTGGAGCCCGGCATCGCGGAGATCGAGGAGCGCACGGGCGTCCCGATCCTCGGCGTCGTCCCGCACGACGACCCCGGCCTCCCCGCGGAGGACAGCCTCTCGCTGCCGGACGCGGGCGACGGAAGCGAGACGGGGAGCGGCCGGGGCGGGGACGGAGGGAACGTCCTCGGCGCGGACGACGGGGTCGCGGACGCCGACGCGGTCCGGATCGCCGTCCCGCGGCTCCCGCGGATCTCGAATTTTACTGACTTAGAGCCGCTGGCTCGCGAGCCCGGCGTGCGGGTCGCGTACGTCCCGATCGACGGGGACCGGAGCGGTACCGACGCGCTCCTCGACGACGCCGACGCGGTCGTCCTCCCCGGGTCGAAGAACACCGTCGACGACCTGCTCGCGCTCCGCGACGCCGGCTTCGACGACGCGCTCCGCGACTTCGCCGGGCCGATCGTCGGGCTCTGCGGCGGCTACCAGATCCTCGGAGAGCGGCTGACGAACGCCGACGTCGAGGGGACCGGACCGACGTCGACGGTCGAGGGCGTCGGCGTGCTCCCGGTCGAGACGCGCTTTGCGACCGACAAGCGCGTCGAGCGCGTGACGCGGTCCGTGGACGGGGGCGGCCCGCTCGCCGGCGCGGCCGGGACCGCGACCGGCTACGAGATTCACATGGGCCGGTCGTCGCCCACCGAGGCGGTCGCCCGACCGCTCGGCCCCGAGAGCGCGGCGACCGACCGGGCGCTCGGAACGTATCTCCACGGCCTCTTCGAGAACGAGGGCGTCCGGGCGGCGTTCGTGGACCGGGCGTTCGCGGCCGCCGGGAAGTCGCGGCCGGCGGTCGGAGCGGGGGAGGGCGACGGGGGCGCGGCGGGGGAGGCGGACGACCGTTCCCCCTACGACCGCGCCGCCGACCTCGTCGCCGACAACGTCGACCTCTCGGCGCTCGGGCTCGGCGATGTCGGGTGA
- a CDS encoding helix-turn-helix domain-containing protein, with translation MATGGESTGSRAGDAPEGVRAGVAIHGAGNCPVVAASTAHDGPITGVTWTHAGDTHTEEFRARDPEAVAEIEDVPATASVVDLGDERVYRYDRPRDGACACRVIEELDCPIADARAEDGVLLLTLHLPDLERLRDIVSALDGIADHVEVRYLVHGATDGDAVPDRTLVDRGRLTDRQCEVLRTAYRMGYFERPRDANARAVAEALDISPSTFAEHLAAAQRKLLEETLACE, from the coding sequence ATGGCAACCGGGGGCGAGTCGACGGGGAGTCGCGCGGGAGACGCGCCCGAGGGCGTCCGCGCGGGCGTCGCGATCCACGGCGCGGGGAACTGCCCGGTCGTCGCGGCGTCGACCGCCCACGACGGCCCGATCACCGGCGTCACGTGGACGCACGCGGGCGACACGCACACCGAGGAGTTTCGCGCCCGCGATCCGGAGGCGGTCGCCGAGATCGAGGACGTTCCGGCGACGGCGTCCGTCGTCGACCTCGGCGACGAGCGGGTGTACCGGTACGACCGCCCGCGGGACGGGGCGTGCGCCTGCCGAGTCATCGAGGAGCTCGACTGCCCGATCGCCGACGCGCGCGCCGAGGACGGCGTCCTCCTCCTGACGCTCCATCTCCCCGACCTCGAACGCCTTCGCGACATCGTCTCGGCGCTCGACGGCATCGCCGACCACGTCGAGGTCCGCTATCTCGTCCACGGCGCGACCGACGGCGACGCGGTGCCGGACCGGACCCTCGTCGACCGCGGCCGGCTCACCGACCGCCAGTGCGAGGTGTTGCGGACCGCCTACCGCATGGGCTACTTCGAGCGTCCCCGCGACGCCAACGCGAGGGCGGTCGCCGAGGCGCTCGACATCTCCCCCTCGACGTTCGCTGAGCACCTCGCGGCGGCACAGCGGAAGCTGCTGGAGGAGACGCTGGCCTGCGAGTGA
- the fdhF gene encoding formate dehydrogenase subunit alpha produces MTDPTETPERSFESNPSVCPFCGVGCAIEYAGGGSATGVEGPVNARGEICPKGAAAFDVVDHEDRLTEPLVRHDGRFVTAPWAEALDRVASGIGRVVDEHGPDAVQFFASSNCTNEENYVLQKLARVLGTNNVDNCARLCHASTVAAMSDRLGAGAMTNTLDDLREADCVFVNGANPAEQHPVAFRSYLLPAVRDGATLVHVDPRANDTTEAADVHLPLRPGTDIEVANAIAAVLIEEDLVDEAFLAERTTGFDELREHLAAVDVGENAEAAGVDPEAIREAARAYGEADRAAIVTGMGTSQHRCGTDNVHALLNLALLTGNVGRPGTGVNPLRGQNNVQGASDVGGLPGVLPGYEPVTDPDARERVAAEWGVEPPSDPGLTEVEATHRFGDEVRAAVVFGENPAVTEPNASAVASAFEELDFCVVIDLFETATAAHADVVLPGSSWAEKAGTVTNTDRRVMRMRPNADLPGNARRDFEILSALGRRLTDRPAEFEYDGPAAAFEELTRVAPIYEGMSYEGIGDGYQRWPFSADDGAGTDVLHAAEFLTGERTAPLAVVDPVPPADDLAAGELTLTTGRVLQHFNSGALSRRSDRLMAMRGEDALQIHPDDAADRGIEDGDRVTVSNDRGTVEVAAAVTPAVREGVTFCTFHYAEPLANALTGDALDPEAGIPEFKHSAVTVEPAAVGEAGGESDAADAD; encoded by the coding sequence ATGACTGATCCGACCGAGACGCCCGAGCGGAGCTTCGAGTCGAACCCCTCCGTCTGTCCGTTCTGCGGCGTCGGCTGCGCTATCGAGTACGCCGGCGGCGGGAGCGCGACCGGCGTCGAGGGGCCGGTGAACGCCCGCGGGGAGATCTGTCCGAAGGGCGCGGCCGCGTTCGACGTCGTCGACCACGAGGACCGCCTGACCGAGCCGCTCGTCAGGCACGACGGGCGCTTCGTCACGGCGCCGTGGGCGGAGGCGCTCGACCGCGTCGCGAGCGGGATCGGGCGAGTGGTCGACGAGCACGGCCCGGACGCCGTGCAGTTCTTCGCCTCCTCGAACTGCACGAACGAGGAGAACTACGTCCTCCAGAAGCTCGCGCGCGTCCTCGGGACGAACAACGTCGACAACTGCGCGCGGCTCTGTCACGCCTCGACCGTCGCCGCGATGAGCGACCGGCTCGGCGCCGGCGCGATGACGAACACCCTCGACGACCTGCGGGAGGCGGACTGCGTCTTCGTCAACGGCGCGAACCCGGCGGAGCAACACCCCGTCGCCTTCCGGTCGTACCTCCTCCCGGCGGTCCGCGACGGCGCGACGCTCGTCCACGTCGACCCGCGCGCGAACGACACGACCGAGGCGGCCGACGTCCACCTCCCGCTGCGCCCCGGCACCGACATCGAGGTGGCGAACGCGATCGCCGCGGTCCTGATCGAAGAGGACCTCGTCGACGAGGCGTTCCTCGCCGAGCGGACGACCGGGTTCGACGAGCTCCGCGAGCACCTCGCCGCCGTCGACGTGGGGGAGAACGCCGAGGCGGCGGGCGTCGACCCGGAGGCGATCCGCGAGGCGGCCCGGGCGTACGGCGAGGCGGACCGCGCCGCGATCGTGACGGGGATGGGAACGAGCCAGCACCGCTGCGGCACCGACAACGTCCACGCCCTGCTCAACCTCGCGCTGCTGACCGGCAACGTCGGCCGGCCCGGAACCGGCGTCAACCCCCTGCGGGGCCAGAACAACGTGCAGGGCGCCAGCGACGTCGGCGGCCTCCCGGGCGTGCTCCCCGGCTACGAGCCCGTGACGGACCCGGACGCCCGCGAGCGCGTCGCCGCGGAGTGGGGGGTCGAACCGCCGAGCGACCCCGGGCTCACCGAGGTCGAGGCGACCCACCGGTTCGGTGACGAGGTGCGGGCGGCGGTGGTCTTCGGCGAGAACCCGGCGGTCACCGAGCCGAACGCGAGCGCGGTCGCCTCGGCGTTCGAGGAACTTGACTTCTGCGTCGTCATCGACCTGTTCGAGACGGCGACCGCGGCCCACGCCGACGTGGTCCTCCCGGGGAGCTCGTGGGCCGAGAAGGCCGGCACCGTGACGAACACCGACCGCCGCGTGATGCGGATGCGGCCCAACGCCGACCTCCCCGGGAACGCCCGGCGCGACTTCGAGATTCTGAGTGCGCTCGGGCGGCGGCTGACCGACCGCCCCGCGGAGTTCGAGTACGACGGGCCGGCGGCGGCCTTCGAGGAGCTGACGCGCGTCGCCCCCATCTACGAGGGGATGAGCTACGAGGGGATCGGCGACGGCTACCAGCGCTGGCCCTTCTCGGCCGACGACGGCGCCGGGACGGACGTGTTACACGCGGCGGAGTTCCTCACCGGCGAGCGCACCGCGCCGCTCGCGGTCGTCGACCCCGTCCCGCCCGCAGACGACCTCGCCGCCGGCGAGCTGACGCTGACGACCGGCCGCGTGCTCCAGCACTTCAACAGCGGGGCGCTCAGTCGCCGCTCGGACCGCCTGATGGCGATGCGCGGCGAGGACGCGCTCCAGATCCACCCGGACGACGCGGCCGACCGGGGGATCGAGGACGGGGACCGGGTGACCGTCTCGAACGACCGCGGGACCGTCGAGGTCGCGGCCGCGGTCACCCCGGCGGTCCGCGAGGGCGTGACGTTCTGTACGTTCCACTACGCGGAGCCGCTCGCGAACGCCCTGACGGGCGACGCGCTCGATCCCGAGGCCGGAATCCCGGAGTTCAAGCACTCGGCGGTCACCGTCGAACCGGCCGCCGTCGGCGAGGCGGGGGGCGAGAGCGACGCCGCCGACGCCGACTGA
- a CDS encoding globin-coupled sensor protein, translating into MTASGEYGRDDFGQGGLNEGLDVAALVEEIGLDAEEIRWRKEFVGFDEEDERRLSRYEDAFAENADRIAEDFYENLTGHEQTVEVLGRSDKGLDQLKRTQSAYLVTLANGEYGTEYFEDRARIGKIHDMLEMPMKHYIGQYGVYYDLILPLIGDRLVDSLTDRLAPDAAGAAVDDATATAIEEEVDDAIEDLLSVLRIVNLDMQVVTDTYIHSYSEKLSEVVEENERLMAEVEDEVEGPIGDLRESADDVADSAAEVGDAAEDQSERVAEISSEVANLSATVEEVASTADEVERTSSRAEALAEDGRDAADDAAAAMDDIGDAVDEVADDVEALKERVEEIDEFVDAINGIADQTNLLALNASIEAARAGEAGAGFGVVADEIKSLAEESQEHASDIESMVDGIRTDTEETVESLSETTVRVDEGSERVDDATENLTDIAEAVTETADGIDEVADVTDEQAAAAEEIAATIDGVVEQSTRISERMQELAAESERQSAAVEEVERTVRRLSADGGGDGGSRSRAASLTDGGRSIPPGLPEGIPEFVIDRLSDKELRAIAAGKLEMDDLR; encoded by the coding sequence ATGACTGCGTCTGGAGAGTACGGTCGAGACGACTTCGGTCAGGGCGGCCTGAACGAGGGGCTAGACGTCGCGGCGCTGGTCGAGGAGATCGGCCTCGACGCCGAGGAGATCCGGTGGCGGAAGGAGTTCGTCGGCTTCGACGAGGAGGACGAGCGGCGACTGAGTCGGTACGAGGACGCGTTCGCGGAGAACGCGGACCGGATCGCGGAGGACTTCTACGAGAACCTCACCGGTCACGAGCAGACCGTCGAAGTGTTGGGCCGGTCGGACAAGGGGCTCGACCAGCTCAAGCGGACGCAGTCGGCCTACCTCGTGACGCTCGCGAACGGCGAGTACGGAACGGAGTACTTCGAGGACCGAGCGCGGATCGGCAAGATCCATGACATGCTGGAGATGCCGATGAAACACTACATCGGCCAGTACGGCGTGTACTACGACCTCATCCTCCCGCTCATCGGCGACCGCCTCGTCGACTCGCTCACCGACCGGCTGGCCCCCGACGCCGCCGGTGCGGCGGTCGACGACGCGACCGCGACGGCGATAGAGGAGGAGGTCGACGACGCGATCGAGGACCTGCTCTCCGTCCTCCGGATCGTCAACCTCGACATGCAGGTCGTCACGGACACGTACATCCACTCCTACAGCGAGAAGCTCTCGGAGGTCGTCGAGGAGAACGAGCGGCTGATGGCGGAGGTGGAAGACGAGGTCGAAGGGCCGATCGGCGACCTGCGCGAGTCGGCGGACGACGTCGCCGACAGCGCCGCCGAGGTCGGCGACGCGGCCGAGGACCAGTCGGAGCGGGTCGCCGAGATCTCCTCCGAGGTGGCGAACCTCTCGGCGACGGTCGAGGAGGTGGCGTCGACCGCCGACGAGGTCGAGCGGACGAGCAGTCGGGCGGAGGCGCTGGCGGAGGACGGGCGGGACGCGGCCGACGACGCCGCGGCGGCCATGGACGACATCGGCGACGCCGTCGACGAGGTCGCGGACGACGTCGAGGCGCTCAAGGAGCGCGTCGAGGAGATCGACGAGTTCGTCGACGCGATCAACGGCATCGCCGACCAGACGAACTTGCTCGCCCTGAACGCCTCGATCGAGGCGGCGCGGGCCGGCGAAGCTGGCGCCGGGTTCGGCGTCGTCGCCGACGAGATCAAGTCGCTCGCGGAGGAGTCGCAGGAGCACGCGAGCGACATCGAGTCGATGGTCGACGGGATCCGCACCGACACCGAGGAGACGGTCGAGAGCCTCTCGGAGACGACGGTGCGGGTCGACGAGGGGAGCGAGCGCGTCGACGACGCGACCGAGAACCTCACCGACATCGCCGAGGCGGTGACGGAGACGGCGGACGGGATCGACGAGGTCGCGGACGTGACCGACGAGCAGGCCGCCGCCGCCGAGGAGATCGCCGCGACGATCGACGGGGTGGTCGAGCAGTCGACCCGGATCAGCGAGCGGATGCAGGAGCTAGCGGCGGAAAGCGAGCGCCAGTCGGCGGCGGTCGAGGAGGTCGAACGGACCGTGCGCCGGTTGTCCGCGGACGGCGGCGGGGACGGCGGCAGTAGGTCCCGCGCGGCATCCCTGACGGACGGCGGTCGGTCGATACCGCCCGGGCTTCCGGAGGGCATCCCCGAGTTCGTGATCGATCGGCTCTCCGACAAGGAACTGCGTGCGATCGCCGCCGGGAAGCTGGAGATGGACGACCTGCGGTGA
- the npdG gene encoding NADPH-dependent F420 reductase: MEIAILGGTGDIGEGLALRLAADTPHRVSIGSRDAEKAENKAEEYTTELESRGLDATVEGAENAVAAAAAKVVVLAVPPYHIGDTVEAIADELDDGDVLVSPATGMKRDDEGFHYHKPGAGSVTRIAADAAPERVAVVGAFHNLAAARLANLDADLGIDTLVIGDDEDAKRTVSDVAEGIEGLRALDAGGIANAPEIEGLTPLLINVASNNDGLHDLGIRFK; encoded by the coding sequence ATGGAGATCGCGATACTCGGCGGCACCGGCGACATCGGCGAGGGACTGGCCCTCCGGCTGGCGGCCGACACGCCTCACCGCGTCTCGATCGGCTCGCGCGACGCGGAGAAGGCCGAAAACAAAGCGGAAGAGTACACCACGGAGCTGGAGAGCCGTGGCCTCGACGCGACGGTCGAGGGCGCCGAGAACGCGGTCGCCGCGGCCGCAGCGAAGGTCGTCGTCCTCGCTGTCCCGCCGTACCACATCGGCGACACGGTCGAGGCGATCGCCGACGAGTTGGACGACGGCGACGTCCTCGTCTCGCCGGCGACGGGCATGAAGCGCGACGACGAGGGGTTCCACTACCACAAGCCCGGCGCGGGCTCGGTGACGCGGATCGCCGCGGACGCCGCGCCGGAGCGCGTCGCCGTCGTCGGCGCGTTCCACAATCTCGCGGCGGCCCGGCTCGCGAACCTCGACGCCGACCTCGGGATCGACACGCTCGTGATCGGCGACGACGAGGACGCAAAGCGGACGGTCTCGGACGTCGCGGAGGGGATCGAGGGGCTCCGCGCGCTCGACGCCGGCGGGATCGCCAACGCGCCCGAGATCGAGGGGCTGACGCCCCTGCTTATCAACGTCGCCTCGAACAACGACGGGCTCCACGACCTCGGCATCCGATTTAAATAA